In Oryza brachyantha chromosome 2, ObraRS2, whole genome shotgun sequence, a single window of DNA contains:
- the LOC121053625 gene encoding protein capicua homolog, protein MASAVASTMPSPPAAVSFGWLGPPRVSFGRDGVAAGPEPVGLLPSPSAAIGVEPAVSKEFIDFEFSLGGSATMLPADELFADGKLLPLRPHPVAPETAGWERERELEGEGVAAGSKPMPELVKTVRPAVAAEAFDPYVFSPKAPTCSSRWRELLRLKKVQTPQKSAAGSTSPSPSPAAATAATPSRASNSSAARSLKLLLLQRNGGRASGAAASDLSVAPLLRDSSDSEASLSLASSRFSLSSSSSSSGHEHDDFPRHSLDSVDPTPRPRIRLVRSQAQPRTPTTAAAAAAAAAIAAAKSRAAAQSPARRRPSPPPPPQVVSVDSPRMNSSGKIVFQGLERSSSSPAGSAHSSLRSRSRVMDRSYSAGVRATPVVLNVPVCSRPVFGFFKDKKDAPAKDSSASRPRSSLGRKTTPHAATAGGAS, encoded by the coding sequence atggcaTCCGCCGTCGCGAGCAccatgccgtcgccgccggccgccgtgtcGTTCGGGTGGCTGGGCCCGCCGCGCGTGTCGTTCGGGCGCGacggggtggcggcggggccggAGCCCGTGGGGctgttgccgtcgccgtcggcggcgatcGGTGTGGAGCCAGCTGTCTCGAAGGAGTTTATTGACTTTGAGTTCAGCCTTGGGGGGTCGGCGACCATGCTGCCGGCGGACGAGCTGTTCGCGGACGGGAAGTTGCTGCCGCTCCGGCCGCATCCGGTGGCGCCGGAGACGGCGgggtgggagcgggagcgggagctgGAGGGGGAGGGTGTGGCGGCGGGGTCCAAGCCGATGCCGGAGCTCGTGAAGACGGTGCGGCCTGCGGTGGCGGCCGAGGCGTTCGACCCGTACGTGTTCTCTCCCAAGGCGCCGACGTGCTCGAGCAGATGGAGGGAGCTGCTCCGGCTCAAGAAGGTCCAAACGCCGCAGAAATCGGCGGCGGGGTCGACGtctccatcgccgtcgcccgcggctgctacggcggcgacgccgtcgagaGCGTCGAACTCTTCGGCGGCCAGGTCGCTGAAGCTGCTACTTCTCCAGCGGAACGGCGGCCGCGCGTCtggcgccgcggcgtcggACCTCTCCGTggcgccgctcctccgcgACAGCTCCGACTCCGAGGCGTCACTATCCCTAGCGTCGTCCCGCTTCtcgctctcgtcgtcgtcctcctcctccggccacgAGCACGACGACTTCCCCCGCCACTCCCTCGACTCCGTCGACCCCACCCCACGGCCCCGCATCCGCCTCGTCCGCTCTCAAGCACAGCCGCGCACGCCCaccaccgcggccgccgccgccgccgccgccgccattgctgcCGCCAAGTctcgggcggcggcccaaagccccgcccggcgccgcccctcgccaccgcctccgccgcaggTGGTCTCCGTCGACTCCCCACGCATGAACTCCTCGGGCAAGATCGTGTTCCAGGGCCTGGAACGCAGctccagctcgccggcggggagCGCCCACTCGAGCCTCCGGTCGCGGTCACGCGTCATGGACAGGTCCTACTCCGCCGGCGTCCGCGCCACGCCCGTCGTGCTCAACGTGCCCGTCTGCTCGCGGCCGGTGTTCGGGTTCTTCAAGGACAAGAAGGACGCGCCGGCAAAGGACTCGTCGGCATCGCGGCCCCGATCATCCCTCGGCCGGAAGACGACCCcccacgccgccaccgccggcggcgcgtccTGA